The genomic interval TGCAGGGCAAAGGCCGCCGGGAAACCGCCGAGGATGAACAGCGTCGGCCCGAACACCACCATGAACAGCGCCAGGCCGATCATCAGCCAGACGTTGATCTCGCTGACAAAGCGGATGCCTTTGAGGCCCACCAGGCACGAGACGGTGTACATGGCCGTGACCAGCACAATGGTCAGCGACTGGGTGACGATATCGTTAGGCAAGCCCCACACCGCATGCATGGCGCTGCTGATCTGCAGGCCGAGAAAGCCGATCGGGCCGATGGTGCCGGCCACCACGGCGATGATCGAGCTGGCGTCGGCCAGGGTGCCGATCGGGCCTTTGAGCGCCCGCTCGCCGAACAGCGGGTAAAGCAGGGTGCGCGGCGCCAGCGGCAGGCCTTTTTCGTAGTGCAGGTGCATCAGCACGATCGCCAGCAGACTGCCCAGCACGGCCCAGGCCAGAAAGCCCCAGTGCACGAACGATTGCGCCAGTGCCGCGGTCGCTGCAGCTTCGCTGTGCGGCTGCAGGCCGGCGAAGAAGGGCGGCGGGCTGGCAAAGTGCATCAAGGGTTCGGCAGCGGCCCAGAAGGCGCCGCCACCTGCCAGCAGGGCGCACATGATGACGGCGATCCAGTTGAAGGTGCTGATGTCGGGGCGTTGGGTAACGCCGCCCAGGCGTACGCGCCCGCTTCTGGAAAAGCCGATGAACAGGCTGACGGCGAAGGTTGCCAGCATCAGCACTTGCCAGTAGAGGCCAAAGAACCTGGTCGACCAGGCGAACAGCGTGTTGACCAGCGCCGACACGCTGTCGATATCGATCAGCGCCGCCAGCAGGAAGGCGCCGAGGAAGCCGCCGCTGATCAGGAACAATGGCCAGTCGATGTCGCGTGCCATTGGCAGGCCCATGGCCTGGCCTTCAGCCTGCAGGGTGGTTGGGTTTTTCATGAAGCCTCCGGAACCTGCGATTGTTGTTATTGTTGATGCTGTCCGTGCAAGGGGCTCAGGCCTGTGCCGTGGTGGCGGTTTCCAGCAGGCGCAACCAGTTCAGCCCCATGATGTTGGCCACGTCCTGTTCGGCAAAGCCACGGGCGCGCAGGCCCTGGGCGATGTTGCCGAAATCGCGGCTGTCGCGGAACCACTGCAAGGGCGCCGGCCAGTTGGCGTTGTCCTTGGAGCCTTCGCCGTAGTCCTTGTCCTTGCTCCAGCGGCCGTTGCGCATCCATTCCAGCACGGCCAGCGGTTGCGCCTGGCACAAGTCGGTGCCGATGCCGATATGCGCCACGCCCATCAGGTCGGCGGTGCGCGCGACCATGTCGCAGAAGCTTTCCAGGCTGCACTGCGAAGCACCCTTGAGGTGGAACGGGTAGGTGCTGAAGCCCAGCAGCCCACCTGATGCTGCGATCCCGCGCAGCACCGCATCGGACTTGTTGCGTTTGGCGGCGTGGAAGCTGGCCGGGTTGGCGTGGGAGATGATCACCGGTCGGCTGGACAGCTCGATCGCCTCCAGGGTGCTGCGCTCGGCGCTGTGGGACATGTCGATGAGCATGCCGACCCGGTTCATTTCGGCGATCACCTGGCGGCCAAAGCGGCTGATGCCGTTGTCTTCGCGCTCATAGCAGCCGCTGGCCAGCAGGCTCTGGTTGTTGTAGGTCAGTTGCATGACAAACACCCCGAGCTGGCGGAAGACCTCCACCAGGGCGATGTCGTCCTCGATCGGCGAGCAGTTCTGGAAACCGAAGAAAATCCCCACCCGGCCTTCCTCGTGCGCCAGGCGGATGTCGCTGGCCGTGCGCACCGGGCGGATCAGCTCGGGCCAGGTCTCGAAGCGGCGGTTCCATTCACCCAGGCGTGACAGGGTTTCGCGGGCGTTTTCGTGGTAGGCGATGGTGGCGTGTACCGCACTCAGGCCACCGGCCTGCATCTGCTGGAAAATTTCCGGGCTCCAGTTGGAGTACTGCAGGCCGTCGATCATCAAAAGGTCATGCATGGCGTGTACTCCTTCAGGGCCGCAGGTAGGTGGTCTTGACCACGGTGTAGAAGTCACGGGCGTACTGGCCCTGCTCCCGTGGGCCGAAACTCGAAGCTTTGCGGCCGCCGAACGGCACGTGGTAGTCGGTACCGGCGGTAGGGAGATTGACCATCACGCAGCCGGTCTGGGCACGGCGCTTGAAGTGGCTGGCGTGGCGCAGCGACTGGGTGATGATGCCGGCGGTAAGGCCGTATTCGGTGTCGTTGAGCGTGGCCAGCGCCTCTTCGAAGTCACGTACGCGGATCACGCAGGCGATGGGGCCGAACACCTCCTCGCGGTTGATGCGCATGTCGTTGCGGCTGTCGATGAACAGCGCCGGGCGCATGTAGTAGCCGTCGCTCTCCAGTTGCAGGCGTTCGCCACCTTCGATCAGGGTGGCGCCTTCGGCCTGCGCCAGCTGCAGGTAGGCCAGGTTCTGTTCCAGCTGGCGCGCGTCGGCAACCGGGCCGATCTGCACGCCGGCCTCCAGGGCATGGCCGACCTTGAGCTGGCGCATGCGCTGGCGCAGGGCCTCGACGAAACGGTCGTGGATGGCGTCGCACACGATCAGCCGTGAAGACGCGGTGCACTTCTGCCCGGTGCCGAAGAAGGCGCCGTTGAGGGCGCATTCCACGGCCAGTTCGAGGTCGGCGTCATCCATGACCACCAAGGCATTCTTGCTGCCCATTTCCAGCTGGCAGCGCACCAGGTTACCTGCGGTGGCGACCGCCACGCGCCGGCC from Pseudomonas fortuita carries:
- a CDS encoding BCCT family transporter, producing the protein MKNPTTLQAEGQAMGLPMARDIDWPLFLISGGFLGAFLLAALIDIDSVSALVNTLFAWSTRFFGLYWQVLMLATFAVSLFIGFSRSGRVRLGGVTQRPDISTFNWIAVIMCALLAGGGAFWAAAEPLMHFASPPPFFAGLQPHSEAAATAALAQSFVHWGFLAWAVLGSLLAIVLMHLHYEKGLPLAPRTLLYPLFGERALKGPIGTLADASSIIAVVAGTIGPIGFLGLQISSAMHAVWGLPNDIVTQSLTIVLVTAMYTVSCLVGLKGIRFVSEINVWLMIGLALFMVVFGPTLFILGGFPAAFALHVEHFLPMAMFRADPKWLDWWTVFYWGWFIGYAPMVALYVARISRGRTIREIIMTLSIIAPLVTMFWFTVVGGTGIGLELQTPGIVTAHGAQPEDLLLGVTQNLPLGGLISALFLFLSFISVATNGDAMAFTVALAMSSNDKPKKWLCGFWAIGMGLAAVVLITIGAGGVTALQSFIVITAVPVSLVILPALWDAVRIARHMAREQGV
- a CDS encoding dipeptidase; its protein translation is MHDLLMIDGLQYSNWSPEIFQQMQAGGLSAVHATIAYHENARETLSRLGEWNRRFETWPELIRPVRTASDIRLAHEEGRVGIFFGFQNCSPIEDDIALVEVFRQLGVFVMQLTYNNQSLLASGCYEREDNGISRFGRQVIAEMNRVGMLIDMSHSAERSTLEAIELSSRPVIISHANPASFHAAKRNKSDAVLRGIAASGGLLGFSTYPFHLKGASQCSLESFCDMVARTADLMGVAHIGIGTDLCQAQPLAVLEWMRNGRWSKDKDYGEGSKDNANWPAPLQWFRDSRDFGNIAQGLRARGFAEQDVANIMGLNWLRLLETATTAQA
- a CDS encoding aldehyde dehydrogenase family protein yields the protein MSHKPYNNYIDGQWCEGHTTLGNYSPSDTGDLIGQYQQASAEQVRQAIQAARAAQPLWAASGLEARQQVLMAIGDELIARKQELGELLSREEGKPLAEGIGEVNRSGQFFHYYAAEVLRQMGETAASVRAGIDIEVHREPVGVVGIITPWNFPMATAAWKIAPALAFGNAVVFKPANLVPASAWALTEIISRQSLPSGTFNLVMGSGADVGEALVQSADIDALTFTGSLQTGRRVAVATAGNLVRCQLEMGSKNALVVMDDADLELAVECALNGAFFGTGQKCTASSRLIVCDAIHDRFVEALRQRMRQLKVGHALEAGVQIGPVADARQLEQNLAYLQLAQAEGATLIEGGERLQLESDGYYMRPALFIDSRNDMRINREEVFGPIACVIRVRDFEEALATLNDTEYGLTAGIITQSLRHASHFKRRAQTGCVMVNLPTAGTDYHVPFGGRKASSFGPREQGQYARDFYTVVKTTYLRP